The following coding sequences are from one Shewanella violacea DSS12 window:
- a CDS encoding XdhC family protein: MQLTDISVLDTISDWLNERRQVWLCTVVSTYGSAPRPIGSLFATDGQFRAGSISGGCLEEAFLEMINQGEFNGPACLFDYGKHHNKEGSVFELPCGGTIRLLIEKLEPNQDSINQLLVWLKAEQSSLSYCRRVDLVSGISRIEAEDQSSNQAVSVEDNSVLLHYSQAWNVLLLGISLVSQHVAQLARLAGYTVKICDIRKQLAGDWEYSSANGGVDVSWQSPDQFVEQNVNSCSVVLALAHDPRVDDLGLMAALESNAFYIGAMGSKRTTATRIERLKRIGEYSEQDISRLHAPIGLDIGSKTPVEIAISIMAEVIAKRNGIELAKVS, encoded by the coding sequence ATGCAGCTCACTGATATTTCGGTATTAGACACAATATCTGACTGGCTCAATGAGCGCCGTCAGGTATGGCTCTGCACCGTTGTGAGCACTTATGGGTCTGCGCCAAGACCCATAGGGTCCTTGTTTGCGACCGACGGCCAGTTTCGCGCCGGTTCTATCTCTGGGGGCTGTCTCGAAGAGGCATTCCTCGAGATGATTAACCAAGGTGAGTTTAACGGGCCTGCCTGCTTATTCGATTATGGCAAACACCATAACAAAGAGGGCAGTGTATTCGAGCTTCCTTGCGGTGGCACTATTCGTCTGTTGATTGAGAAGCTGGAGCCTAATCAAGATTCGATAAATCAGCTGTTGGTTTGGCTTAAGGCCGAGCAATCTAGCCTAAGCTATTGCCGGCGGGTGGATCTTGTGTCTGGTATAAGCCGTATTGAAGCTGAAGATCAGTCTTCAAACCAAGCCGTGTCAGTGGAAGATAACTCAGTATTATTGCACTATTCTCAAGCCTGGAATGTCTTGCTATTGGGGATAAGTCTGGTGAGTCAGCATGTGGCTCAACTCGCACGCCTTGCGGGTTACACAGTCAAGATATGTGATATTCGTAAACAACTTGCCGGCGACTGGGAATATTCTTCAGCCAACGGCGGCGTAGACGTTAGCTGGCAATCACCGGATCAGTTTGTTGAGCAAAATGTGAATTCCTGCTCAGTGGTGCTAGCCTTAGCACACGATCCTAGGGTGGATGATTTAGGCTTGATGGCGGCGCTGGAGTCCAATGCATTCTACATAGGTGCTATGGGCTCAAAACGTACCACGGCGACGCGAATTGAACGCTTAAAGCGCATAGGTGAATACAGCGAGCAAGATATATCACGCTTGCATGCCCCCATAGGTTTAGACATAGGCAGTAAAACGCCGGTGGAAATTGCGATTTCAATCATGGCCGAAGTGATCGCTAAACGTAATGGCATCGAGCTCGCTAAGGTTAGTTAG
- a CDS encoding PhoX family protein — MSKATHNSTVYNKSNNEAFSRILDKHISRRSMLKTGLGTAGFSLFSSVGLTGCFSSDTKPDPIPELKLGFSSIACAKKDSVVVAKGYSAQVLAPWGTPLNDMAQEWLSDGSNTALDQANSVGQNHDGMHFYPLNGSSTDGLMCINHEYIQQEALHPNGASVDPISGLRNSAEEIRKEINAHGITVVRISLLAGEWRVIKNDPHNRRITAATELQIAGPLSGHASLITPFSPKGKRARGTSNNCGNGFTPWGTYLTCEENWPGYFINRDTRSEQQIRIGIKKKDDKHTKYSWEDLAGDESEQESEFSRFNITPTGNNSLEDYRNEANGYGYIVEIDPHDPQSVAVKRTALGRFRHEGIAYGKLKEGHSLSCYMGHDTNNEYLYKFVSEALWDPADAERTDRLTVGQKYMDTGTLYVARFDEEGKGVWLPLTLDSPKQEGGTLGDDFDSLADIILNTAGAADRVGATPMDRPEWTTVDPITGSVYLSLTNNKAREEPNIANPRAPNDFGHIIRWNDVDGSDEFSWDIFVFGAPSDGANDINLSGLTESNEFACPDGLSFDARGILWVQTDNSGSMEVKDKTNDQMLAVIPSKLVDKDGKADIIHGDNQAELRRFFVGPNACEITGLTFTPDQKNCFLNIQHPGNWPYNMDATAETPEGQIIRPRSATVFIRKDDGGEIGV, encoded by the coding sequence ATGAGTAAAGCAACCCACAATAGTACTGTATATAACAAAAGCAATAATGAAGCCTTTTCAAGGATCTTAGATAAGCATATTTCGAGAAGAAGTATGTTAAAAACCGGTTTAGGCACCGCTGGTTTTTCACTCTTTAGCAGTGTCGGCCTCACTGGGTGTTTTAGCAGTGATACTAAGCCTGATCCGATACCTGAACTTAAATTAGGTTTTAGCTCCATTGCCTGCGCTAAGAAAGACAGTGTTGTGGTTGCAAAAGGGTACTCGGCTCAGGTGTTGGCACCATGGGGGACACCGCTCAACGATATGGCTCAGGAGTGGCTGAGTGATGGCAGTAATACAGCGTTAGATCAGGCTAACTCTGTCGGACAGAACCATGATGGTATGCATTTCTATCCCCTGAATGGATCTTCAACCGATGGTCTCATGTGTATTAACCATGAGTATATTCAGCAAGAAGCACTGCACCCGAATGGAGCGAGTGTAGATCCAATCTCAGGTTTAAGAAACAGCGCCGAAGAGATAAGAAAAGAGATAAATGCCCATGGCATCACAGTTGTACGTATCAGTTTGCTTGCTGGTGAGTGGCGAGTGATAAAAAATGATCCCCACAATCGCCGCATTACTGCCGCCACTGAGTTGCAAATAGCGGGACCTTTGTCTGGTCATGCATCCCTAATCACGCCTTTCTCTCCAAAAGGAAAGAGGGCTCGGGGTACTTCTAACAATTGCGGTAATGGTTTTACCCCTTGGGGAACCTATCTGACCTGTGAAGAGAACTGGCCTGGTTACTTTATCAATAGGGATACGCGGTCTGAGCAGCAGATAAGAATCGGGATCAAGAAAAAGGATGATAAGCACACCAAGTATTCTTGGGAAGATCTTGCCGGAGATGAAAGTGAGCAAGAAAGTGAGTTTTCTCGGTTCAATATTACGCCAACGGGGAATAACTCGCTGGAAGATTATCGAAATGAAGCCAATGGTTACGGCTATATCGTCGAGATAGACCCTCACGATCCTCAGTCTGTCGCCGTTAAACGTACGGCACTGGGTCGCTTTCGTCATGAAGGTATCGCCTATGGCAAGTTAAAAGAGGGCCATAGCTTAAGCTGTTATATGGGACACGATACCAACAATGAGTATCTCTATAAATTTGTTTCCGAAGCTTTATGGGATCCGGCGGATGCCGAACGGACAGACAGGTTGACTGTGGGCCAAAAGTACATGGATACGGGAACCTTGTATGTGGCTCGATTCGATGAAGAAGGTAAAGGTGTATGGTTGCCTTTGACTTTAGATAGTCCGAAGCAAGAGGGAGGCACGCTAGGGGATGATTTCGACTCTTTGGCCGATATCATACTCAATACGGCCGGTGCGGCCGATAGAGTGGGAGCTACTCCCATGGATCGCCCCGAGTGGACCACAGTGGATCCTATTACAGGTAGCGTTTATTTGTCCTTAACCAATAACAAGGCACGAGAAGAGCCCAATATTGCAAATCCGAGAGCACCCAATGATTTTGGTCATATCATTCGCTGGAATGATGTCGATGGCAGTGATGAGTTTAGTTGGGATATATTTGTATTTGGCGCACCATCGGATGGCGCGAATGATATCAACCTGTCTGGCCTGACCGAGTCTAATGAGTTCGCATGTCCTGACGGTCTGTCATTCGATGCTCGTGGCATACTCTGGGTACAAACCGATAACAGTGGCTCGATGGAAGTTAAAGATAAGACCAATGATCAGATGTTGGCTGTGATCCCAAGTAAACTCGTCGATAAGGACGGTAAGGCTGACATCATACATGGTGATAACCAAGCTGAGCTGAGACGTTTCTTCGTGGGACCAAATGCTTGTGAGATCACAGGGCTTACCTTTACCCCAGATCAGAAAAATTGCTTCTTGAATATTCAGCATCCTGGAAATTGGCCTTATAACATGGACGCTACAGCTGAGACCCCAGAGGGGCAGATTATTAGGCCGCGCTCGGCCACTGTGTTCATACGTAAAGATGATGGCGGTGAGATTGGTGTTTAA